The sequence CTGGAAAAACACCTATCTGCCATCGAAATTGAACAGCAAAAATTAGCTAACGAAAAAGCCGCACTTCAAGCGGAACGCCAAGCCATTGAAGAATTGAAACGCGAAGCTGAAGCAGAAATCGAAGCAAACAAACAAGCTTTTGAAAAAGAAAAAACACAAATGTATCTAACTATCACCGATTTCCTTTGGGATGAAAGTATCGATCTTGCAGAAAGAATCGTCCACCAAGCAATCGACACCCGCCAAATTGAAGTCTTACCAATGCTAACCGAAGTCATTCAAAAACTCCCTGTTGCTTTCGACAAACTAAACGTCACCACGCATCCAGAAACTTTAAAAGCTCTAAAAGAAGAAAACACGGGCACAAAATACGACTGGCTTTTAGAAAACATCCATTGGAACTTCGATATGCGACTCGATTACGGCGAATTTACTGTAGAAGAAGAAAAGGAATACTTCGACTACCGCATCACCGAAATTTTCCAAACACTCCACAAACAAAACGCCGAACGGAAAATTCTAGGAGGCGATAAACCGTGAACTGGTCGCCAAAATCCGAAGCTTGGCAAGAACTAAAAAACACCGTCCCATACATCCAAAAAGGGAAAATCCACACAGTCCAAGAGCAAGTCTATATTTCCAAAGGCCCTCAAGTAAAAATTGGCGATACCGTCATGGTCGGTGAAAACAAAGTGCTCTGCGAAGTAATCTCCATCGAAAAAGAAAACAACATGTTGCTCCCTTTTAATCAGAGCGACAAAGTAGCGTATGGCGACTGGGTTTACGTAACGGATACGAAAATCACTATTCCAGCCGATGAATATCTCCTTGGAAAAGTCCTCAACGCATCCGGTGACATTTTAAACGAAGAAGCTGGTACTGCTAAATTTAAACAAAAAATGCCGCTTGAAGCACCACCAATTCATGCTTTTAGCCGAACTGAAATCACCGAAACACTCGAAACTGGTATTAAAGCAATTGACGGAATGTTAACCATTGGCATCGGTCAAAAAATCGGTATTTTCGCCGGCTCGGGTGTTGGGAAATCTACCTTACTCGGAATGATTGCCCGTAATGCCAAAGCAGACATTAATGTGATCGGCTTAGTCGGCGAGCGTGGCCGAGAAGTAAAAGATTTCTTGCGTAAAGATCTAGGTGAAGAAGGATTACGTAAAAGTGTGATTGTCGCGGCTACATCTGATGAAAGCCATCTTATGCAACTGCGCGCCGCCAAACTAGCCACTTCGATAGCGGAGCATTTTCGTGATCAAGGTAAAACAGTGCTTTTAATGATGGATTCGGTCACTCGTTTTGCTGATGCGAGAAGAAGTGTTGATATCGCCGTCAAAGATTTACCAATCGGCGGAAAAACATTGCTAATGGAATCTTATATGAAGAAATTGCTAGAACGTTCTGGTAAAACAAAAAATGGCTCGATTACTGGTATTTATACGGTCCTAGTTGATGGCGACGATATGAATGGTCCGGTACCCGATTTAGCGCGGGGGATTTTAGATGGGCATATCGTTTTAACCCGCGAACTCGCCACAAAAAATCACTATCCCGCCATTGATGTTCTCAGCTCCGTTAGCCGGGTGATGGAAGAAATCGTTCCAGAAAGCCAGTGGAAATCTGCTTCGAAAATTCGCGAATGGATGAGTATTTACCAAGAAAATGAATTGTATTTCAAACTAGGCACAATCGAGCAAACAAGCGATAACGCGGCCATTTTTACAAGTAAAGAAAAGTCTTATTTCATCCACCAATTTTTAAAGCAGTTGCGAGATGATAATGTTACGCTTGAGGAAACAAGTAAGCTGATGGAAACGCTAGTATAACAAAGGAGTGCCGTGGATGAATCCAGTAGAACAAGTAATAAGTGCTAGACAAGCCGAGTTTCAAAGCGCGTTCGAAGCAGCGAAACAATCGGCTACCACTTTTGAAACGAAATTAAACGAACGCTTAAACGCGACCAAGCAAACAACAAACAGTAATGTGCAAACAGTCACTGATGCCGAACTAGCTCGCGCCCGAGAAGCGTATGAAGCATTAATCAATCAATCGGAAACCAAGTCTGCTGTAACCACCTCAAGCACGACAAACGAGACTCCCGTAGCGCCAACCGGAGAGCTAACCAATTGGAATAACTACCAAATCAAACCAATCAGTGCGGAAAATGAAGGGAAATATAGCGACTTAATCAAAACAGCCGCAGCCAAGTACGGCGTCCCAGAAGCACTCATCAAACGCGTCATCCAAGTAGAATCTAATTACAATCCGAATGTTGTCTCAAGTGCTGGCGCAACAGGCCTAATGCAGCTAATGGCCGGTTCTAATCGAACCGATCCAGCCACAAATATCGATGCGGGAACGAAAGAACTCGCAGGGTACATCAAAAAATACGATGGCGACCTAAGACTAGCTTTAGCAGCCTATAACGCCGGACCAGGAAACGTTCGCAAATACGGCGGCGTGCCACCATTCAAAGAAACGCAAAACTATTTAAAGAAAATTATCGGATAAGGGAGAATAAACCATGGGAAACTGGCAACAAAAGTGGGAATCATGGCGCGATATGACCACGGCAATGCAACAAGAAATTAAAATTGAAGCAGCCGAAAAAGTGACTTCCTACATAAAAAACGACCAATTTGAAGAAGCGATTAATGTTATCAGACAAACCGAAAATCTCCTAAACGAACTTGACTTTGAAACAAAAATGAACCGTGTTGAAGAACAACTCCAAGCCTTCACATCTGACCAAGAAGCAGCTAAATCATTCGAAGCAAGCCAACTTCAAAACCTAGAAAAACCAAACACAACCGTAAGTTTCGACCTCGCTAGCGTAAAATCAGAAGCAATCAACCAATTCACCAAACGCGACTTCAATCTAGTAGACTCACACGATACCCACATGCAATTTCTGAAAGGAAACCGCAATTTTTACATGGACATTTTCAACCCTGAAGAAAACGAAGAACATCACTACGCTAACCTCCATGAAAAATGCCAATACAAAAATATCGGATTTATTTGTCAAGATGATGTCGCAGCCGAAATGGCCACAAACCTAACAAACGAATGGCTTGAAACATTAGAAGCTCCCAAAAAGAAATTTTTAACAGTCAACATCGCCAATGTAACCGCGATGAAACAAAACCCAGAAGTACTATTTCAATAAACAAAAAGAGAGACGCTACTATGCGTCTCTCTTTCTAATTTTATAAAGCTAATTTTGTGATGCATCGATTTTTCGATCATAAATAGTTGCGATAATCCCAGCTATAATATAAAGCGCACCAGGAATCGGATTTATATATAGATCTTCTATTAGGTTGGCGCCTAACAATAGAATCCCACTAATAAATAGAAAGATAATTTTATTGTTAAGAGTTAGAGAACGTGTGAGGATAATGCAACAAAGACAATGAGCTAGCATAATAAATGCTGTCAAACTAATGACAGGGAATAAAGTTATCGCATCTCCGAGAAATTTTAACGTATAAAAGGCAAAAATAAATTCTAAAAAACAGGCGCACCATACTAAAGTTTTAATCAAAGATAACATATTATTTATTCCTTTCTAAGAAGTATAAGTAGATGGTTTGGAATTTAATTCTATTTTAGTATACTTTTATTCCTGCTGCAAATGCATAAGAATTACTACATTTTTTCTATAAACCAATTGACAATCAACCTACTTTGTATTACTATATACTTGTACCTAGTAACAACTAGTAGAGGAGTGAATTCAAATGAAAGGACTTACCGAGTTACTCAAAGGTAGTTTAGAAGGAATGATTTTGGAGCGAATTTCTAGAGGAGAAACGTACGGCTATGAAATCACCAAATACCTTAACGACCTAGGCTTTGATGAAATCGTCGAAGGAACCGTCTACACCATTCTCGTCCGCCTTGAGAAAAAAGGGTTAGTCGAGATAGAAAAGAAAAAATCAGAATTAGGTCCACCACGAAAATTTTACAGATTAAGTCCAGCTGGAGAAGAAGAGTTAGCCATTTTTTGGAAGCGTTGGGACTTTATGCAAGGAAAAATCATGCAAGTTAAAGGAGGGCAAGCGTAATGTTTAAATGGTACACAAAATACCGCGAAGAAAAACGAGATTATAAACAGTACAAAAAACGAATAGCCGCTTTGCCAGAAGATTACAAAACCGCAATGAAAGCTATCGAAACCTATTTATGGAACTTTGCAAAAGGTGCAGGGATGTTCGAAATCCTAAAAAATGTCCTCGAGATGTTCGAAAATGCCGCAGCTGACAACCTAGAACTAAAAGCTGTTGTTGGTGACGACCTAGCCGAATTCGCCGACAACTTACTAAGTGAATTTCCAGAAGAAACTTGGATGGATACTCAACGAAAAAAACTGCGTGATTCGATTAAATAAGAAAGTGATGGTAGCTAAAAAATGGAAACTGCTAACATACTAAAACAACAATTTGACGAAACAAAAGATAAAGCCGCTTTTTATTTAAAAGATTTTCGTTCTAGAAGCGCGCGAACTGAAGTAACAAAAGGCTGTCGCTACAACGTTTTACCTTTTGAAAATCAATTAGATGGTTATAAATTAAACGGTAAAACGTTGAAGGAGCCCATCAAAGATAATAACTGTTATCAGTATCATTTTGATGCTCAAGATCGTCTTATTTTAGTAGAACAAATGGCAGCATTTTTAGGTGAATTTCATTATTTTACGATGTATTGCTACGAAGAAAATAGCATTGAAACA comes from Listeria monocytogenes and encodes:
- a CDS encoding FliH/SctL family protein, which gives rise to MSSSNPRIPKGKVTLSDVKMELFYLDDIEETEEIESPYSKELEQLESHQKELEKHLSAIEIEQQKLANEKAALQAERQAIEELKREAEAEIEANKQAFEKEKTQMYLTITDFLWDESIDLAERIVHQAIDTRQIEVLPMLTEVIQKLPVAFDKLNVTTHPETLKALKEENTGTKYDWLLENIHWNFDMRLDYGEFTVEEEKEYFDYRITEIFQTLHKQNAERKILGGDKP
- a CDS encoding DUF1048 domain-containing protein; amino-acid sequence: MFKWYTKYREEKRDYKQYKKRIAALPEDYKTAMKAIETYLWNFAKGAGMFEILKNVLEMFENAAADNLELKAVVGDDLAEFADNLLSEFPEETWMDTQRKKLRDSIK
- a CDS encoding lytic transglycosylase domain-containing protein — translated: MNPVEQVISARQAEFQSAFEAAKQSATTFETKLNERLNATKQTTNSNVQTVTDAELARAREAYEALINQSETKSAVTTSSTTNETPVAPTGELTNWNNYQIKPISAENEGKYSDLIKTAAAKYGVPEALIKRVIQVESNYNPNVVSSAGATGLMQLMAGSNRTDPATNIDAGTKELAGYIKKYDGDLRLALAAYNAGPGNVRKYGGVPPFKETQNYLKKIIG
- the lftR gene encoding PadR family transcriptional regulator LftR (act as a regulator of LieAB which is involved in aurantimycin A resistance), translating into MKGLTELLKGSLEGMILERISRGETYGYEITKYLNDLGFDEIVEGTVYTILVRLEKKGLVEIEKKKSELGPPRKFYRLSPAGEEELAIFWKRWDFMQGKIMQVKGGQA
- the fliI gene encoding flagellar protein export ATPase FliI, which encodes MNWSPKSEAWQELKNTVPYIQKGKIHTVQEQVYISKGPQVKIGDTVMVGENKVLCEVISIEKENNMLLPFNQSDKVAYGDWVYVTDTKITIPADEYLLGKVLNASGDILNEEAGTAKFKQKMPLEAPPIHAFSRTEITETLETGIKAIDGMLTIGIGQKIGIFAGSGVGKSTLLGMIARNAKADINVIGLVGERGREVKDFLRKDLGEEGLRKSVIVAATSDESHLMQLRAAKLATSIAEHFRDQGKTVLLMMDSVTRFADARRSVDIAVKDLPIGGKTLLMESYMKKLLERSGKTKNGSITGIYTVLVDGDDMNGPVPDLARGILDGHIVLTRELATKNHYPAIDVLSSVSRVMEEIVPESQWKSASKIREWMSIYQENELYFKLGTIEQTSDNAAIFTSKEKSYFIHQFLKQLRDDNVTLEETSKLMETLV